A single Campylobacter hyointestinalis subsp. hyointestinalis DNA region contains:
- a CDS encoding potassium/proton antiporter, producing the protein MDQTLMLFGILFLLSIIFSKISDKYGVPVLLMFLAIGMLAGSDGIFGLEFDNAKIAGDVGTIALVYILFAGGFNTGFKELQPVLKTGIVLSTLGVVISAVVTGIFAYYIMNFSILESLLFGAIISSTDAAAVFAIMKTTKLKNNLSYLLEFESGSNDPAAIFLTVTILGLVTATALPDTFTLIKDFSLEFIFGGLMGYAFGSMIPSLMNKIKLGYWGLYPVLLISIVAILFGLTEKIGGNGYIAVYVAGIFANKREFLYKKNLVGFFEGIAWMMQIFIFLTLGLLVFPSELPKVAFLSFMMAVVIMFIARPISVFISTMFSKYTNKEKLFISWVGLRGVVPIILATYPLSAGVQNAQIIFNTVFFIAIISVLAQGITLNKVAKYFGVIDEKKKFIGAMTSVPIRYSGIRQFCIGQDSKIIGKNLSELELPDYFLILLSKRNDEYIKVSGSFEFRENDLLLILCEDEQKYQKTLEVYEF; encoded by the coding sequence ATGGATCAAACACTCATGCTTTTTGGAATACTATTTTTACTTAGCATTATATTTAGTAAGATTTCAGATAAGTATGGCGTCCCTGTTCTTTTAATGTTTCTAGCCATAGGAATGCTAGCTGGAAGCGATGGAATATTTGGACTTGAGTTTGATAATGCCAAAATAGCAGGAGACGTGGGAACTATAGCTCTTGTTTATATACTCTTTGCGGGTGGATTTAACACCGGATTTAAAGAGCTTCAACCAGTACTTAAAACAGGCATCGTTCTTTCTACTTTAGGAGTAGTTATTTCGGCTGTTGTTACTGGTATTTTTGCTTATTATATTATGAACTTTAGCATATTAGAATCCTTGCTTTTTGGAGCTATCATTAGCTCTACTGACGCTGCTGCTGTGTTTGCTATAATGAAAACTACGAAATTAAAAAATAATCTATCATATTTGCTTGAATTTGAAAGCGGTAGCAATGACCCAGCGGCTATATTTTTGACGGTGACTATTTTGGGACTTGTAACTGCAACCGCGCTTCCAGATACATTTACGCTTATAAAAGATTTTAGTCTTGAGTTCATCTTTGGAGGACTTATGGGGTACGCTTTTGGCTCTATGATCCCTAGTTTGATGAATAAAATAAAGCTTGGATACTGGGGATTGTATCCGGTTTTGCTGATTTCTATAGTAGCAATTTTGTTTGGTTTAACTGAAAAAATAGGCGGAAACGGTTATATAGCCGTTTATGTAGCAGGAATATTTGCAAATAAAAGAGAGTTTTTGTATAAGAAAAATTTAGTTGGATTTTTCGAAGGTATTGCTTGGATGATGCAGATATTTATATTCCTTACTTTAGGACTTTTGGTATTTCCAAGTGAACTCCCAAAAGTAGCGTTTTTAAGTTTTATGATGGCAGTTGTTATAATGTTTATCGCTAGACCTATAAGCGTATTTATATCTACTATGTTTTCAAAATATACCAATAAAGAAAAGCTATTTATATCTTGGGTTGGGCTTCGTGGCGTAGTTCCTATCATACTTGCTACTTATCCGCTCTCTGCTGGAGTCCAAAACGCTCAGATCATATTTAATACAGTATTTTTCATAGCTATCATATCTGTTCTTGCTCAAGGTATTACTTTAAATAAAGTTGCGAAATATTTCGGTGTTATCGACGAAAAGAAAAAGTTTATAGGTGCTATGACAAGCGTTCCTATACGTTATAGCGGTATAAGACAGTTTTGCATCGGTCAAGATTCAAAGATTATCGGTAAAAATTTGAGCGAGCTTGAGTTGCCTGATTATTTTTTGATACTTTTATCTAAAAGAAATGATGAATACATAAAAGTAAGCGGTTCGTTTGAATTTAGGGAAAACGACTTGCTTTTGATACTTTGCGAGGATGAACAAAAATATCAAAAAACCCTAGAAGTTTATGAATTTTGA
- a CDS encoding TSUP family transporter → MEFELWHYGLLFFVAFFSGFVDAVAGGGGLITVPALLSVGLPEHIALATNKLQSTFGSFTATVNFSLKGLIDYKELFAGIIFTFIGAVLGTTFVLVIDAKILSYLIPVFLVLIFVYTILSPKIGEEDRAAKLSPKVFYIAFGLILGFYDGFFGPGTGSFWMFAMVALLGIHMKKAVAHTKALNFISNVVSLGVFIAGGQILWILGTVMGFGQVLGAYFGSKMVIKKEVKFIRTIFLIVVACTILKLVYDLLFK, encoded by the coding sequence ATGGAATTTGAGCTTTGGCATTATGGATTACTGTTTTTTGTAGCATTTTTTAGCGGTTTTGTTGATGCTGTCGCAGGAGGAGGCGGACTTATCACGGTTCCAGCTCTTTTATCTGTGGGTCTGCCTGAGCATATTGCACTTGCCACAAATAAACTACAAAGCACATTTGGAAGTTTTACAGCTACTGTAAATTTTAGTCTAAAAGGGTTGATAGATTATAAAGAGCTTTTTGCAGGTATAATTTTTACTTTTATAGGCGCTGTTTTAGGTACTACTTTTGTGCTAGTCATAGACGCAAAAATACTTAGTTATCTTATACCGGTGTTTTTGGTTTTGATTTTTGTTTATACTATTTTGAGTCCAAAGATCGGCGAAGAAGATAGAGCTGCAAAACTAAGTCCTAAGGTCTTTTATATAGCTTTTGGCTTAATACTTGGATTTTACGATGGATTTTTTGGACCAGGAACTGGATCTTTTTGGATGTTTGCTATGGTTGCTTTACTAGGAATACATATGAAAAAAGCCGTCGCTCATACGAAGGCCTTAAACTTTATATCAAATGTTGTTTCTCTGGGCGTTTTTATAGCTGGTGGACAGATACTTTGGATACTAGGTACAGTTATGGGTTTTGGGCAAGTTTTAGGGGCGTATTTTGGTTCAAAAATGGTTATTAAAAAAGAGGTTAAATTTATAAGAACTATATTTTTGATAGTCGTTGCTTGCACTATCTTAAAGCTTGTTTATGATTTGTTATTTAAGTAG
- a CDS encoding F0F1 ATP synthase subunit A: MKELFLFSNMIVDSHAFTYLFHLILVAIIVLIVAKLATRSMQLVPRGTQNLLEAYLEGIVSMGRDVMGNDELARKYLPLVATIGLIVLTSNVIGIIPGFEAPSSSLNLTLCLALCVFLYYNFEGIRTQGVIKYFTHFMGPNKILAPLMFPIEIVSHLSRIVSLSFRLFGNIKGDDLFLMVVLSLAPWVAPLPAFALLTFMALLQTFIFMILTYVYLAGAVVVSEEH, encoded by the coding sequence ATGAAAGAACTCTTTTTGTTTTCAAATATGATTGTAGATAGCCACGCATTTACATATCTTTTTCATCTTATTTTAGTAGCTATCATTGTTTTGATCGTCGCAAAATTAGCTACAAGATCTATGCAACTAGTTCCAAGAGGCACTCAAAATTTACTAGAAGCTTATCTTGAGGGTATAGTATCTATGGGACGTGATGTTATGGGTAATGATGAGCTTGCTAGAAAATATCTTCCACTTGTTGCTACGATAGGTCTTATCGTTCTTACAAGTAATGTTATAGGTATCATTCCTGGATTTGAAGCACCTAGCTCAAGTCTAAATTTAACTCTTTGTTTGGCACTCTGCGTATTTTTATATTATAATTTTGAGGGTATCAGAACCCAAGGAGTTATCAAATATTTCACTCATTTTATGGGACCAAATAAAATTCTAGCTCCACTTATGTTTCCTATAGAGATAGTTTCTCATTTATCACGTATCGTTTCATTGTCATTTCGTCTTTTTGGAAATATCAAGGGTGATGATTTGTTTTTGATGGTTGTTCTAAGCCTTGCTCCATGGGTAGCTCCGCTTCCTGCATTTGCTTTGCTTACATTTATGGCTCTTTTACAAACGTTTATATTTATGATTCTTACTTATGTTTATCTTGCTGGTGCTGTTGTAGTCAGTGAAGAACACTAA
- a CDS encoding thiamine phosphate synthase, translating to MLSYAITDPKLYPNLKDSFFKFKRLKTADFILFRDKIYNDYAKKAEIFMSLKPNFKAKFIIHNDINLALNLNADGIHFSSNLIVNLKNVPQNLIKFASTHNEKEIEDAIKFGADFITFSPIFSTPNKGEPVGIETLRKIVLNSSIKVFGLGGIVTKEHIKMVELTKATGFASIRYFAN from the coding sequence ATGTTAAGTTACGCAATAACAGATCCTAAGCTATATCCAAATTTAAAAGATAGTTTTTTTAAATTTAAAAGACTTAAAACAGCTGATTTTATACTTTTTAGAGATAAAATTTATAACGATTATGCGAAAAAAGCTGAAATTTTTATGAGTTTAAAACCAAATTTTAAGGCTAAATTTATAATACATAATGATATAAACCTAGCATTAAATTTAAACGCCGACGGTATCCATTTTAGCTCAAATTTGATAGTAAATTTAAAAAATGTTCCACAGAATTTAATCAAATTCGCCAGTACGCACAATGAAAAAGAGATAGAAGACGCTATAAAATTCGGCGCTGATTTTATAACTTTTAGCCCTATATTTTCTACTCCAAACAAAGGCGAACCAGTCGGTATAGAAACCCTAAGAAAAATTGTTTTAAATTCATCAATTAAAGTATTTGGACTTGGCGGTATAGTCACTAAAGAGCATATAAAAATGGTGGAGTTGACAAAAGCCACTGGATTTGCATCTATCAGATATTTTGCTAATTAA
- the gatB gene encoding Asp-tRNA(Asn)/Glu-tRNA(Gln) amidotransferase subunit GatB, with the protein MDNKKGNFMFETVIGLEVHCQLNTKTKIFCGCSTSFGDEPNTHVCPTCLALPGALPVLNKEAVKKAISFGRAINATVNKKSVFDRKNYFYPDLPKAYQISQFTIPIVEKGELFIKVGGETKRIGVTRAHLEEDAGKNNHEANKSLVDLNRAGTPLLEIVSEPDLRSSDEAVAYLKKLHSILRFLNISDANMQEGSFRCDVNVSIRPKGDEKLYTRVEIKNLNSFKFIQKAIEYEVERQIAAWEDGKYDEEVYQETRLFDTNKLVTKSMRSKEDSAEYRYFPDPDLLPVIIPDEMMEEASVLPELPDEKKARYVRELDIKESDAEVIISSYEMARYFEDLIEAKNSPKLAVTWLCVELLGRLKNGVTIETSPVNSKKLSNLISLIEDGTISQKAAKDVLDYVMEHDEDVGSVIEKLGLKQVSDDSAILAIIDSVLDTNRDKVVEFKSGKDKLFGFFVGQVMKEGKGAFNPSKVNDLLKSKL; encoded by the coding sequence ATAGATAATAAAAAAGGTAATTTTATGTTCGAAACTGTTATAGGTTTAGAGGTGCATTGCCAACTAAACACGAAAACAAAGATATTTTGCGGTTGTAGCACTAGCTTTGGCGATGAACCAAACACTCACGTATGCCCGACTTGTCTAGCACTTCCTGGAGCGCTTCCAGTGCTAAATAAAGAGGCCGTAAAAAAAGCTATTAGCTTTGGTAGAGCCATAAACGCGACTGTAAATAAAAAAAGCGTATTTGATAGAAAAAACTATTTCTATCCAGATCTTCCAAAAGCATATCAAATTTCACAATTTACCATTCCTATCGTTGAAAAAGGTGAACTTTTCATAAAAGTAGGTGGTGAAACAAAAAGAATAGGCGTAACAAGAGCGCACCTTGAAGAAGACGCTGGTAAAAATAACCACGAAGCAAATAAAAGCCTAGTAGATCTAAACCGCGCAGGAACTCCTCTTCTTGAGATAGTAAGCGAACCAGATCTTAGAAGCAGTGACGAAGCAGTGGCGTATCTCAAAAAACTTCATAGTATACTTAGGTTTTTAAATATCAGCGACGCAAATATGCAAGAGGGCTCATTCCGCTGCGATGTAAATGTCAGCATACGCCCAAAAGGCGATGAAAAGCTTTATACAAGAGTAGAGATAAAAAACCTAAATTCATTTAAATTTATTCAAAAAGCTATAGAATACGAAGTAGAGCGTCAAATAGCGGCCTGGGAAGATGGCAAATACGACGAAGAAGTTTATCAAGAAACAAGGCTTTTTGATACAAATAAGCTTGTTACAAAGTCAATGAGAAGTAAAGAAGATAGCGCAGAGTATCGTTATTTCCCAGATCCTGACTTGCTTCCTGTTATAATACCTGATGAGATGATGGAAGAAGCTAGTGTGCTTCCTGAACTTCCTGATGAGAAAAAAGCTAGATATGTCCGTGAGCTTGACATAAAAGAGAGTGATGCTGAAGTCATCATAAGTAGTTATGAAATGGCTAGATATTTTGAAGATCTCATAGAAGCAAAAAACTCACCAAAACTTGCCGTTACTTGGCTTTGCGTGGAGCTTTTAGGACGTCTTAAAAACGGGGTTACTATAGAAACAAGCCCTGTTAATAGCAAAAAACTTTCAAATTTAATAAGTCTTATAGAAGATGGAACTATCAGTCAAAAAGCTGCAAAAGACGTGCTTGATTATGTTATGGAACACGATGAAGATGTTGGTAGTGTTATAGAAAAACTTGGTCTTAAGCAAGTTAGCGATGACTCGGCGATCTTAGCTATCATTGATAGCGTTTTAGATACAAATAGAGATAAAGTGGTTGAGTTTAAAAGCGGAAAAGATAAACTTTTTGGATTTTTTGTGGGTCAGGTTATGAAAGAAGGAAAAGGCGCATTTAACCCGAGTAAGGTAAATGATCTGCTAAAATCAAAGTTGTAA
- a CDS encoding NAD(P)H-dependent glycerol-3-phosphate dehydrogenase: MKIAIIGAGKWGEALFNALSQNNECVISSRTKRNISNFVSIEDAFEYEYIVFALATQKIREFLSLHFKDRDQKFLIASKGIETSSGKFIDEIFGEFASPLNLAFLSGPSFASEVKQKLPCALVISSHNENLAKTWAGVFPNFIKTYISGDVIGSEICGAYKNVIAIASGICDGLSLGNNARASLISRGLVEITRFGSYFGAKNETFLGLSGAGDLFLTASSELSRNYRVGLGLAKGMPLDEILKELGEVAEGVPTAMAITKISKQNSIYTPIANEVCAMLEGKNVKESLRDLLRKK, from the coding sequence ATGAAAATAGCAATAATAGGAGCTGGAAAATGGGGAGAAGCGCTATTTAACGCTCTAAGTCAGAACAATGAGTGTGTCATAAGCTCAAGAACTAAGCGGAATATTTCAAATTTTGTTAGTATAGAAGATGCTTTTGAGTATGAGTATATCGTATTTGCGTTAGCTACTCAAAAGATCAGAGAGTTTCTAAGCTTACATTTTAAAGATAGAGATCAGAAGTTTCTTATTGCTTCAAAAGGCATAGAAACTAGTAGTGGTAAATTTATAGACGAGATATTTGGCGAATTTGCATCGCCTTTGAATTTAGCGTTTTTGAGCGGTCCGAGTTTTGCTAGTGAGGTAAAACAGAAGTTGCCGTGTGCTTTGGTGATCAGCAGTCATAATGAAAATTTGGCAAAAACTTGGGCGGGTGTGTTTCCAAATTTTATCAAAACATATATAAGTGGCGATGTCATAGGTAGTGAAATTTGTGGAGCGTACAAAAATGTTATCGCGATCGCGAGCGGAATCTGCGATGGCTTGAGCCTAGGAAATAATGCAAGAGCGAGTTTGATCTCACGTGGACTTGTAGAGATAACCAGATTTGGTTCGTATTTTGGTGCTAAAAATGAGACGTTTTTAGGGCTTAGTGGGGCAGGAGATCTGTTTTTGACTGCTTCAAGTGAACTTTCAAGAAACTATAGAGTAGGGCTTGGGCTCGCAAAAGGAATGCCTCTTGATGAAATTCTAAAAGAGCTTGGAGAGGTCGCAGAGGGCGTGCCTACAGCTATGGCTATAACTAAAATCTCTAAGCAAAATTCTATCTACACTCCTATAGCAAATGAAGTTTGTGCTATGCTTGAGGGTAAAAACGTAAAAGAGTCATTGCGTGATTTGTTGAGAAAAAAATGA
- a CDS encoding glycoside hydrolase family 3 N-terminal domain-containing protein, translating into MKKIILFFAGICLLFGASKDEAELKKMIGQMVMVGFSHSSANDSWTDQLVLDANLGRIGGVMLLSRNISTKNELIKLTKKLSSSKAKHKLLIAIDEEGGKISRFINKDGFKHFPSAYEVGSKMNLKEANAIYKDMADQLKSLGINMNFAPVVDVYNPNSSIIGQKDRAFSKNPDEVIAYSSEFIKAFDKANVKTVLKHFPGHGNAIKDTHKEKTVVDNYDFEELKPYFELIKRDEADFVMVAHVYVPKLDDKNPAVLSKHIVSDILKDRFKFKGAVISDDLLMKGLGELSIEQKVIKAINAGVDIVLVSEYFLNNSNSIKIVNDAILNALNKGKISKERIKDAYTRILRSKKGL; encoded by the coding sequence ATGAAGAAAATAATACTATTCTTTGCTGGTATTTGCTTATTATTTGGTGCTTCAAAAGATGAAGCTGAGCTAAAAAAAATGATCGGTCAAATGGTTATGGTGGGATTTAGCCACTCAAGTGCAAATGATAGCTGGACTGATCAGCTAGTACTTGACGCAAACCTTGGTCGGATAGGCGGGGTTATGCTTCTTTCTAGAAATATTAGCACCAAAAACGAACTTATCAAACTTACGAAAAAACTATCTTCGTCAAAAGCAAAGCACAAGCTTCTTATAGCGATTGATGAGGAGGGTGGGAAAATCAGTAGATTTATAAATAAAGATGGTTTTAAACATTTCCCATCAGCTTATGAAGTCGGTAGCAAGATGAATTTAAAAGAAGCAAACGCTATATATAAGGATATGGCAGATCAGCTAAAAAGTCTTGGTATAAATATGAACTTCGCCCCAGTAGTTGATGTTTATAATCCAAACTCATCTATAATAGGGCAAAAAGATAGAGCGTTTAGTAAAAATCCAGATGAAGTTATAGCATACAGTAGTGAGTTTATAAAAGCTTTTGATAAGGCAAACGTAAAAACCGTATTAAAGCATTTTCCAGGTCACGGAAATGCTATAAAAGACACTCATAAAGAAAAAACCGTTGTAGACAACTATGATTTTGAGGAATTAAAACCGTATTTTGAACTGATAAAGCGAGATGAGGCTGACTTCGTGATGGTAGCTCACGTATATGTACCAAAGCTAGATGATAAAAATCCGGCGGTTTTGTCAAAACATATAGTAAGTGATATCTTAAAAGATCGTTTTAAATTTAAAGGTGCGGTTATAAGTGATGATCTTCTTATGAAAGGTCTTGGCGAGCTTAGTATAGAACAAAAAGTAATAAAAGCGATAAATGCCGGAGTAGATATTGTCTTGGTTAGTGAATATTTTTTAAATAACTCAAATTCTATAAAGATAGTAAATGACGCAATACTAAATGCACTAAATAAAGGAAAGATAAGCAAAGAGCGTATAAAAGATGCTTATACAAGGATACTTAGATCAAAAAAAGGTTTATGA
- the rarD gene encoding EamA family transporter RarD: MDKKTRTGLFFGISTFAMWGVFPVYFKLLGSVSPTEILAHRIVWSALFLFLFLKCIHKLSNVKRLLRIKKVALLLLATGILIAINWGVFIYAVEQNKIIETSLGYFINPLISILLGAIILKEKLNLALKISLLIVFCAICIQIYALRSLPFISLILPLSFAFYGLLRKKVSIPSFEGLFIETLLLFPIALIYLTYLGSNHKSDFDFSATGLLLFLSGIVTILPLLTFNASTKYLRLSTIGFLQYISPTLSLLIAVFLYNETLDNYKLVSFMLIWISLALAGLNGIWRKR, from the coding sequence ATGGATAAAAAAACGCGAACCGGACTATTTTTTGGTATATCTACATTTGCTATGTGGGGTGTATTTCCAGTATATTTTAAACTACTTGGAAGCGTTAGCCCTACTGAAATACTAGCTCACAGGATAGTTTGGTCGGCTCTGTTTCTATTTTTATTTTTAAAGTGCATTCATAAATTATCAAACGTAAAAAGACTGCTTCGCATAAAAAAAGTAGCACTTCTACTACTTGCAACCGGGATTTTGATAGCTATAAACTGGGGTGTATTTATATATGCCGTAGAACAAAATAAGATAATAGAAACAAGTCTTGGATACTTCATAAATCCACTTATATCCATACTTCTTGGCGCTATAATATTAAAAGAAAAACTAAATTTGGCATTAAAAATATCACTTCTCATCGTATTTTGCGCTATTTGCATTCAAATTTACGCTCTTAGATCGCTACCTTTTATATCTCTTATTTTGCCATTATCATTTGCATTTTACGGACTTCTTAGAAAAAAAGTCAGCATTCCTAGTTTTGAGGGATTATTTATAGAAACCTTACTTTTATTTCCGATAGCGCTGATATATTTGACATATCTTGGATCTAATCACAAAAGTGATTTTGATTTTAGCGCAACTGGTCTTTTATTATTTTTAAGCGGTATAGTAACTATACTACCATTGCTTACATTTAATGCATCAACAAAATACTTAAGGCTATCAACTATCGGTTTTTTGCAATATATCAGCCCCACTTTAAGCCTTTTGATTGCTGTTTTTTTATATAACGAAACGCTTGATAACTACAAGCTAGTAAGTTTTATGCTTATTTGGATCAGTCTGGCATTAGCCGGCTTAAATGGAATATGGAGAAAAAGATGA
- a CDS encoding amino acid ABC transporter ATP-binding protein → MLNITNLNKSIKENQILKNINFHVDKGDVLAIIGPSGSGKTTLLRCLNLLENPDSGIISFCDKSLELDFSKHISRSDTLKLRRKMGMVFQSFNLFPHKTALENVTEGLIQVQKMNKFEAANLALELLKKVGLEDKINLYPSSLSGGQQQRVAIIRAVALKPDILLLDEPTSALDKELVGEVLNTLKLLAKEKQTMILVTHELSFAKNVASKIMFLESGEILTIENPDDFFSNQKNRRILKFIGNIANQDG, encoded by the coding sequence ATGCTAAATATAACAAATTTAAACAAATCAATAAAAGAAAACCAAATTTTAAAAAATATAAATTTTCATGTGGATAAAGGAGACGTCCTAGCCATAATAGGTCCAAGCGGAAGTGGCAAAACTACGCTGCTGAGATGTTTAAATTTACTAGAAAATCCAGATAGCGGTATTATCAGCTTTTGCGATAAGTCTTTAGAGCTCGATTTTAGCAAGCATATAAGCAGATCAGATACGCTAAAACTACGCAGAAAAATGGGTATGGTATTTCAATCCTTCAATCTTTTTCCGCATAAAACAGCTCTTGAAAATGTAACCGAAGGTCTTATTCAAGTTCAAAAAATGAATAAATTTGAAGCTGCAAATTTAGCTTTAGAACTTCTTAAAAAAGTAGGATTGGAAGATAAGATAAACTTATATCCGAGTTCTTTGAGCGGAGGACAGCAGCAGCGAGTAGCCATCATAAGGGCAGTCGCTTTAAAACCAGATATTTTACTACTTGATGAGCCAACTAGCGCACTAGATAAAGAGCTTGTAGGAGAGGTCTTAAATACACTAAAGCTTCTTGCTAAAGAAAAACAAACTATGATACTAGTAACTCACGAGCTTAGTTTTGCAAAAAATGTCGCTAGTAAAATCATGTTTTTAGAAAGTGGCGAGATACTCACTATAGAAAACCCAGATGATTTTTTCTCAAATCAAAAAAACAGAAGAATTCTCAAATTTATAGGCAATATAGCAAATCAAGATGGATAA
- a CDS encoding amino acid ABC transporter permease — translation MNNLLESFIPMLKGAVFYTIPLSLISFFVGISIAVIVAMIRINTGKSFIIQISQIVCRFYISIIRGTPLLVQLFIIFYGLPNIGVTLNPFISSVIAFSLNIGAYASETIRASILAVPKSQWEAGWSIGMSHLNTFIRIISPQAFKIALPTLSNTFIALVKDSSLASVVLVTELFREAQTIASQNYEFLLTYSEAALIYWVICIFLSYLQTKLEIKFSKHL, via the coding sequence GTGAATAACCTCTTAGAGTCATTTATTCCTATGCTCAAAGGGGCTGTCTTTTATACGATCCCTTTGAGTCTTATCTCATTTTTTGTCGGTATATCTATCGCAGTAATTGTAGCTATGATCCGTATAAATACCGGGAAAAGCTTCATTATCCAAATATCACAGATAGTATGTAGATTTTACATATCTATCATTAGAGGCACTCCTCTTTTAGTTCAGCTATTTATCATATTTTATGGTCTTCCAAACATCGGTGTCACACTAAATCCTTTTATAAGTTCCGTTATCGCCTTTAGTTTAAATATCGGAGCTTATGCAAGCGAGACGATCAGAGCTAGTATTTTAGCTGTACCTAAAAGCCAATGGGAAGCTGGCTGGAGCATAGGAATGAGTCATTTAAACACCTTTATAAGGATCATCTCTCCTCAAGCGTTTAAAATCGCACTTCCAACACTATCAAATACATTTATCGCTCTTGTAAAAGATAGCTCATTAGCCTCAGTCGTACTAGTAACCGAGCTATTTAGAGAGGCTCAAACCATAGCTAGTCAAAATTACGAATTTTTGCTAACATACTCAGAGGCTGCGCTTATATACTGGGTAATATGTATATTTTTAAGCTATTTACAAACAAAACTTGAGATCAAATTCAGTAAACATTTATAG
- a CDS encoding transporter substrate-binding domain-containing protein, translating into MKKILGLIFALFIFAGCQSADTKDNNKTVLRIGTEGTYAPFTYHDTTGKLIGYDVDVITEAAIRAGFKPEFFETNWDAIFSGLNSGRFDMIANQISDNNPKRAELYTLSIPYIVTSAAVAIRSDNENIKELKDINGTKIAQAIGSAYYDTAVANGAQIVLVDNLAPALKAVSQGRADGTMNDKLAILNYLKTTNDKNVKIAFTTGDGTRSVFLFKKELTDARDKINLALESMKKDGTLKKISERYFGVDVSE; encoded by the coding sequence ATGAAAAAGATATTAGGTTTGATATTTGCACTTTTTATCTTTGCAGGATGCCAAAGCGCAGATACAAAAGACAATAATAAAACAGTTTTAAGAATAGGAACCGAAGGCACATACGCTCCATTTACATACCACGATACAACTGGAAAGCTAATAGGCTATGACGTAGATGTCATCACTGAAGCTGCGATAAGAGCTGGTTTTAAACCTGAGTTTTTCGAAACAAACTGGGATGCTATATTTTCTGGGCTAAATAGCGGTCGCTTTGATATGATAGCAAATCAGATCAGCGATAACAATCCAAAAAGAGCTGAACTTTATACGCTTAGCATACCTTATATAGTTACTAGTGCGGCTGTAGCTATCAGAAGTGATAATGAAAATATCAAAGAGCTAAAAGATATAAATGGTACTAAAATAGCTCAAGCCATAGGAAGCGCATATTACGATACTGCAGTCGCAAATGGCGCACAAATCGTTTTAGTAGACAACCTAGCTCCGGCGTTAAAAGCAGTAAGCCAAGGAAGAGCAGATGGAACCATGAACGACAAGCTTGCTATTTTAAACTACTTAAAAACTACAAATGATAAAAACGTTAAGATTGCTTTTACAACAGGAGATGGAACTAGAAGCGTATTTTTATTTAAAAAAGAGCTAACAGATGCTAGAGATAAGATAAACTTAGCTCTTGAAAGTATGAAAAAAGACGGTACACTTAAAAAGATCTCCGAACGATATTTTGGGGTTGATGTAAGTGAATAA
- the pgsA gene encoding CDP-diacylglycerol--glycerol-3-phosphate 3-phosphatidyltransferase yields the protein MSLNLPNSLAFIRILLAPLLFFLLLELENKTNTALISWLNYFCALIFVVASITDFFDGYIARNWNQKTKLGAIIDPLADKMLTLAAFLGLMMIDRANAWAIYLILIREFFITGFRVVMASENIDVSASIAGKVKTIFQMIAIGFLIMQWWGGNILLWIAVALTLYSGLEYILAYIKNKRI from the coding sequence ATGAGTTTAAATCTTCCAAATTCATTAGCATTTATCCGTATATTGCTTGCTCCTTTGCTTTTTTTTCTACTTTTAGAGTTAGAAAATAAAACAAATACAGCACTTATAAGCTGGCTGAACTATTTTTGTGCTCTTATTTTCGTAGTGGCAAGCATTACTGATTTTTTTGATGGATATATCGCTAGAAATTGGAATCAAAAAACAAAATTAGGCGCCATAATAGATCCATTAGCCGATAAAATGCTAACTTTGGCAGCTTTTTTAGGTCTTATGATGATAGACCGTGCAAATGCATGGGCTATCTATCTTATACTTATCCGTGAGTTTTTTATAACAGGCTTTAGAGTAGTTATGGCTAGCGAAAATATCGACGTGAGTGCATCTATAGCTGGAAAAGTCAAAACAATATTTCAAATGATAGCCATAGGATTTTTGATCATGCAATGGTGGGGAGGAAATATACTGCTGTGGATAGCAGTAGCACTTACTCTTTACTCTGGTTTAGAATACATACTAGCATACATAAAAAATAAAAGAATATAA